The following coding sequences are from one Peromyscus eremicus chromosome X, PerEre_H2_v1, whole genome shotgun sequence window:
- the Tceal7 gene encoding transcription elongation factor A protein-like 7 produces the protein MQKSCNEKEGKPKCSEPKMEDEHPRGAFEGQRMEGNFRQRLLQSLEEFKEDIDYRHFKGEEMAGEEDEMERCLEEIRNLRKKFRALHSNHSHPRDRPF, from the coding sequence ATGCAAAAGTCCTGCAACGAAAAAGAAGGAAAGCCCAAGTGCAGTGAGCCAAAGATGGAGGACGAACATCCCCGTGGAGCATTCGAAGGCCAGCGAATGGAAGGGAATTTCAGACAGCGGCTGCTGCAGTCTCTTGAAGAATTTAAAGAAGACATAGACTATAGGCATTTTAAAGGCGAAGAAATGGCAGGAGAGGAAGACGAGATGGAAAGGTGTTTGGAAGAaataagaaatctgagaaaaaaattcAGGGCTCTGCATTCTAACCATAGCCATCCTCGGGACCGTCCTTTTTAA